Proteins co-encoded in one Campylobacter concisus genomic window:
- a CDS encoding TonB-dependent receptor domain-containing protein, producing the protein MKKTSLVVLLCAGLNLLAQESENIKEVELGGVEVTAEEENVKNKKISEVKKTASELTKQQVSDTRDMVRYDTGVSVVETGRFGSSGYAIRGVDENRVAISIDGLNQAETLSSQGFKDLFEGYGNFNNTRNGVEIENIQQVNITKGADSIKTGSGALGGSVMFETKDARDYLTEKDWFYGFKAQKSSANDEKLFSHTMAARAKWFDILFITTKRDGHEMKNWGYKTYDDSVLGKEREKPDPYTIRTDSRLFKFGVNFNETNRFSVGIDRSTKETMGTDWSYKFALFQSGNTNDIVYSTDTRHVNDKNKRENIFYTYENYDENPLWDSMKLTYSKQKIQLKARTDEYCDKNDCQGLLNPSGLKLNNEGKLVDKYGGDLEMRQVEKEPWPGAGFTFPQDIVFDSHGNEVDETFYGRTHRGVDKLLVDCNQYDCSKPLTLFNKTTKKYETYDLTPQNMPDGNGKYAELTPKNRFEELLLPRAPGYIENNWKDRDLNTDTKQLNLDATKEFSLFKMDHALKYGGLYNQTDKSMVNRQGYEAYNKAWWAKYFFGMANKGTGLSQNWQPDKCMPHGGNEYSTLCRHEDDKFSFLIPVETKTKAFYLGDDISLTEILSVDLNYRFDKITHNPSYIPGKTPKLPTDLFAGVFIPFTIPPGTSPEEAKRIKTKNAEENALYLASQKRDFTHHSYSLATNFDPFEHIRLQAKYANGFRAPTSDEIYFTFQHPDFTIFPNLALQPEIAKTKEFAVTLHNSPSFFTINLFQTDYKNFIDLKYIGRGTLTYGNAGSRMPVEKYQNVNRAKARVRGVELSANLDLEQVYSGLSGFNVGYKYLYQKGRMSVDESGKLDAPMNAIQPAKFVYNVGYHTKNNKFGANLYMTHVKAKRPEDTYNIYAKDDPDAKNTYVRYVSNTYSLFDFVAFYRPMKNFTFTAGVYNITDKKYTSWDSARSIRTFGTNNMVNKETGRGLARFYSPGRNFKLTFEMTF; encoded by the coding sequence ATGAAAAAGACTTCACTAGTTGTTTTGCTTTGTGCTGGCTTAAATTTGTTGGCCCAAGAAAGTGAGAATATAAAAGAAGTTGAACTTGGCGGAGTAGAGGTAACGGCGGAAGAAGAAAATGTAAAAAATAAAAAGATTAGTGAAGTAAAAAAGACAGCAAGTGAGCTTACTAAACAACAAGTAAGCGATACTAGAGATATGGTGCGCTATGACACTGGTGTCAGCGTAGTTGAGACTGGTCGCTTTGGTTCTAGCGGATATGCTATAAGAGGTGTTGATGAAAACCGCGTAGCTATCAGTATCGATGGACTTAATCAAGCTGAAACACTTTCATCACAGGGATTTAAGGATCTCTTTGAAGGATATGGAAATTTTAACAATACAAGAAATGGCGTAGAGATAGAAAACATCCAGCAAGTTAATATCACAAAAGGAGCAGATAGTATAAAAACCGGCTCAGGTGCACTTGGTGGCTCTGTAATGTTTGAAACAAAAGATGCCAGAGACTATCTTACAGAAAAAGACTGGTTTTACGGCTTTAAAGCACAAAAATCATCAGCCAACGATGAAAAACTATTTTCTCATACGATGGCTGCGAGGGCAAAATGGTTTGACATACTCTTTATCACTACAAAAAGAGATGGTCATGAGATGAAAAACTGGGGATACAAAACATACGATGATAGCGTACTAGGCAAAGAGAGAGAAAAGCCAGATCCTTACACCATTAGAACAGACAGTAGACTATTTAAATTTGGTGTAAATTTTAATGAGACAAACCGCTTTAGTGTGGGTATCGACAGAAGCACAAAAGAGACAATGGGAACTGACTGGTCGTATAAATTTGCTCTTTTTCAAAGTGGTAATACAAATGACATAGTCTATAGCACCGACACAAGGCACGTAAATGACAAAAATAAGCGCGAAAATATCTTTTACACATACGAAAACTACGATGAAAATCCACTTTGGGATAGCATGAAGCTAACCTACTCAAAACAAAAGATCCAGCTAAAAGCAAGGACTGATGAGTACTGCGATAAAAACGACTGTCAGGGCCTGCTAAATCCATCAGGATTAAAGTTAAATAACGAAGGTAAACTGGTAGATAAATATGGTGGTGACTTAGAAATGAGACAAGTAGAAAAAGAGCCTTGGCCTGGAGCTGGCTTCACTTTTCCTCAAGATATCGTGTTTGATAGTCATGGAAACGAAGTAGACGAAACATTCTATGGAAGAACACATCGTGGAGTAGATAAACTTCTTGTTGATTGCAACCAGTATGATTGTTCCAAACCTTTAACACTTTTTAATAAAACAACTAAAAAATATGAAACCTACGATCTAACTCCACAAAATATGCCAGATGGCAATGGAAAATATGCAGAACTTACTCCAAAAAATAGATTTGAGGAACTACTTTTGCCAAGAGCTCCAGGATACATTGAAAATAACTGGAAAGACAGGGATCTAAATACAGATACAAAACAGCTAAATTTAGATGCAACAAAGGAATTTAGTCTATTTAAAATGGATCACGCCTTAAAATACGGTGGGCTTTATAATCAAACAGATAAAAGCATGGTAAATAGGCAAGGCTATGAGGCGTATAATAAGGCATGGTGGGCGAAATATTTCTTTGGCATGGCAAACAAAGGCACAGGCTTATCTCAAAACTGGCAACCAGACAAATGTATGCCTCACGGCGGAAATGAGTACAGTACGCTTTGTAGACATGAGGATGATAAATTTAGCTTTTTGATACCTGTTGAGACGAAGACAAAGGCATTTTATCTAGGTGATGATATATCTTTGACTGAAATTTTAAGCGTTGATTTAAACTATAGATTTGACAAAATAACACACAATCCAAGCTACATACCAGGCAAAACACCAAAGTTACCAACTGATCTTTTTGCTGGTGTTTTTATACCTTTTACCATACCACCTGGTACTAGCCCAGAAGAAGCAAAAAGGATAAAAACCAAAAACGCTGAAGAAAATGCACTATATCTAGCAAGTCAAAAGAGAGATTTTACACACCATTCGTATTCACTTGCGACAAATTTTGACCCATTTGAACACATAAGACTTCAGGCAAAATACGCAAATGGCTTTAGAGCTCCAACATCTGATGAAATTTATTTTACTTTTCAGCATCCTGATTTTACGATATTTCCAAATTTAGCCCTTCAGCCTGAGATCGCAAAAACAAAAGAATTTGCTGTAACTCTTCATAACTCGCCTAGCTTTTTTACGATAAATCTCTTTCAAACTGACTATAAAAATTTCATCGATCTAAAGTACATCGGTCGTGGTACGCTAACATACGGTAACGCCGGTAGTAGAATGCCAGTAGAAAAATATCAAAACGTAAATAGAGCAAAGGCTCGCGTAAGAGGTGTTGAGCTAAGTGCAAATCTAGACCTAGAGCAAGTTTATAGTGGACTAAGTGGCTTTAATGTCGGCTATAAATACCTATATCAAAAAGGTAGAATGTCAGTAGATGAGAGCGGCAAGCTAGACGCTCCAATGAATGCCATTCAGCCAGCAAAATTTGTCTATAACGTCGGATATCACACCAAAAATAATAAATTTGGAGCAAATCTATATATGACACACGTAAAAGCAAAACGTCCAGAAGATACTTACAATATCTATGCCAAAGACGATCCAGATGCAAAAAATACGTATGTTAGATATGTCAGTAATACATACAGTCTATTTGATTTTGTAGCATTTTACAGACCGATGAAAAATTTCACATTTACAGCAGGTGTGTATAACATAACAGATAAAAAATACACAAGCTGGGATAGTGCAAGAAGTATAAGGACTTTTGGCACAAATAATATGGTAAATAAAGAAACTGGCAGGGGCCTTGCTAGATTTTACTCACCTGGTAGAAATTTCAAGCTAACATTTGAAATGACGTTTTAA
- a CDS encoding flagellar hook-basal body protein has translation MQNGYYQATAGMVTQFNRLNVISNNLANVNTIGYKRNDVVIGDFARIFKETQDELPLKNHTKDGAKFLNRTLDRVPQVSEEYTDFSAGGFKYSSNTLDFAIKRDDAFFLVDTPNGVKLSKNGSFSLDGDGYIVTKEGYKVLPSGYEAQNPGQRGIQVPQGEVLTVDKNGNLYSNNNQFSKFFIAQPREIRDLKKVGDNLFESRNFDDITELEEADSVMQGYAQMSNVNPVLEMVGLIETQRLVDMYQKVMTSHMNDLNQDAVQKLALKA, from the coding sequence ATGCAAAATGGTTATTATCAAGCCACTGCTGGCATGGTAACGCAGTTTAACAGACTAAATGTCATCTCAAACAACCTTGCAAACGTAAATACGATCGGCTACAAGCGAAACGATGTGGTCATCGGTGACTTTGCAAGAATTTTTAAAGAGACACAAGATGAGCTCCCGCTTAAAAATCACACAAAAGATGGAGCTAAATTTTTAAATAGAACGCTTGATCGTGTACCTCAAGTGAGCGAAGAGTATACCGACTTTAGTGCTGGTGGTTTTAAGTACAGCTCAAACACGCTTGACTTTGCGATAAAAAGAGATGACGCATTTTTCTTAGTTGATACTCCAAATGGCGTAAAACTTAGTAAAAATGGCTCTTTTAGCCTTGATGGCGACGGCTACATCGTCACAAAAGAGGGTTACAAGGTGTTACCAAGTGGTTACGAGGCACAAAATCCAGGTCAAAGAGGTATCCAAGTACCACAAGGAGAGGTACTAACTGTTGATAAAAATGGAAATTTATACTCAAATAACAATCAATTTTCTAAATTTTTTATCGCCCAACCAAGGGAAATAAGAGACCTTAAAAAGGTCGGAGATAATCTCTTTGAGAGTAGAAATTTTGATGACATCACAGAGCTTGAAGAAGCTGATAGCGTGATGCAAGGATATGCCCAGATGTCAAACGTAAATCCAGTTTTAGAAATGGTGGGTCTAATAGAAACCCAGCGCTTAGTTGATATGTATCAAAAGGTTATGACAAGCCACATGAACGATCTTAACCAAGATGCTGTTCAAAAACTAGCCCTAAAAGCTTAA
- the flgG gene encoding flagellar basal-body rod protein FlgG produces the protein MMRSLYTAATGMIAQQTQIDVTSHNIANVNTYGYKKNRAEFADLMYQVMEYAGTATSQTTTSPTGIEVGLGVRPTAINKIFSQGYFKETSNNLDMVIAGNGFFQIQLPDGTTAYTRNGAFKLDANGTIVNSDGYQLIPQITVPANATQISIGTDGTVSVLQAGEREMAQIGQIELANFINPAGLHSMGDNNYLETSASGNVVVGVAGLDGLGTIRQGFVEMSNVQLVEEMTDLITGQRAYEANSKAITTSDSMLEIVNGLKR, from the coding sequence ATGATGAGATCACTTTACACTGCGGCCACTGGTATGATAGCTCAGCAGACGCAGATAGACGTAACCTCACACAACATTGCAAATGTAAATACTTATGGATACAAGAAAAATAGGGCTGAATTTGCTGATCTTATGTATCAAGTCATGGAGTATGCAGGAACGGCTACAAGCCAGACTACCACAAGCCCAACAGGCATCGAAGTGGGTCTTGGTGTACGCCCAACAGCGATAAATAAAATTTTCTCTCAGGGCTATTTTAAAGAGACCAGCAACAACCTAGATATGGTAATAGCTGGCAATGGATTTTTTCAGATTCAGCTGCCTGATGGCACGACAGCCTATACTAGAAATGGCGCATTTAAGCTTGATGCAAACGGCACGATCGTAAATAGCGATGGCTATCAGCTCATCCCTCAGATCACAGTCCCTGCAAATGCGACGCAAATTTCTATCGGCACAGATGGCACTGTATCAGTACTCCAAGCAGGTGAGAGAGAGATGGCTCAGATAGGTCAGATCGAGCTAGCAAACTTTATAAACCCAGCTGGCCTTCACTCAATGGGCGATAACAACTATCTAGAAACAAGCGCTAGCGGTAATGTTGTAGTAGGCGTGGCAGGACTTGACGGACTTGGTACGATCAGACAAGGATTTGTCGAGATGAGTAACGTCCAGCTGGTCGAAGAGATGACCGATCTTATCACTGGTCAGCGCGCATACGAGGCAAACTCAAAGGCGATAACCACGAGTGACTCGATGCTTGAAATAGTAAATGGGCTTAAAAGGTAG
- a CDS encoding tetratricopeptide repeat protein, protein MKKVILILFCILFSWSKNLDTAKLENECALNNVESCTDLIYIYLDKNERDKMAAMANKACELGNPHSCLFLGNIYLQKDALAQEKEEGLKLYNKACELKNAFACYTLALIYETGDAGIPKDKNRAKNYYKKACELDLEEACSSLKISQ, encoded by the coding sequence ATGAAAAAGGTAATTCTAATTTTATTTTGTATTCTTTTTTCTTGGAGTAAAAATTTAGATACCGCCAAGCTTGAAAATGAATGCGCTTTAAATAACGTAGAAAGCTGCACCGATCTTATATATATCTACCTTGACAAAAATGAGCGCGATAAAATGGCAGCTATGGCAAACAAGGCCTGTGAGCTAGGCAATCCACATAGCTGTCTATTTTTAGGAAATATATATCTACAAAAAGATGCTCTAGCGCAGGAAAAAGAAGAAGGGCTTAAGCTTTATAATAAAGCTTGCGAACTAAAAAATGCATTTGCTTGCTACACTCTTGCACTTATCTACGAAACCGGAGATGCTGGTATACCAAAAGATAAGAATAGAGCAAAAAACTACTATAAAAAAGCCTGCGAGCTAGATTTGGAAGAAGCTTGCAGTAGCTTAAAAATTTCTCAGTAA
- a CDS encoding AzlC family ABC transporter permease, with product MTFNYVFKLSTPVFMGYFPLGVAFGILAKSMGVSAFIAVALSTLAYGGAAQFMMLSLFSVGTSYVEVFIVSYLVNLRHTFYGISLLKEYSGIKFRLLNIALLTDETFAIFKNLGLKDASDRSFVFTWLNILSWSYWAAGTLLGAIFGDLIKADTKGLEFSLTALFIVIVIEMFKNDKNYRVLFAATFFGVLGVSLFPAKFVLVGSMALCFIFLLLFKDKI from the coding sequence TTGACATTTAACTACGTTTTTAAACTATCCACTCCTGTCTTTATGGGCTATTTTCCGCTTGGTGTCGCCTTTGGGATACTGGCTAAAAGCATGGGTGTTAGCGCCTTTATCGCCGTCGCTCTTAGCACGCTAGCTTACGGCGGCGCAGCGCAGTTTATGATGCTCTCGCTCTTTAGCGTTGGCACGAGCTACGTTGAGGTTTTTATCGTGAGCTATCTGGTAAATTTACGCCATACTTTTTATGGAATTTCACTTTTAAAAGAGTATAGCGGGATCAAATTTAGGCTTTTAAACATCGCTTTGCTAACGGATGAGACCTTTGCGATATTTAAAAATTTAGGGCTAAAAGATGCGAGTGATCGAAGCTTTGTCTTTACTTGGCTAAATATCCTTTCTTGGTCTTACTGGGCGGCTGGAACGCTTCTTGGTGCGATATTTGGCGATCTTATAAAAGCCGATACAAAGGGGCTTGAGTTTAGTTTGACAGCACTTTTTATAGTTATTGTGATTGAAATGTTTAAAAATGATAAAAACTATCGCGTGCTCTTTGCGGCGACATTTTTTGGTGTGCTTGGAGTGAGCCTATTTCCAGCTAAATTTGTGCTTGTTGGCTCAATGGCGCTTTGTTTTATATTTTTGCTTTTGTTCAAGGATAAAATTTGA
- a CDS encoding branched-chain amino acid transporter permease, with amino-acid sequence MISVSSSEMVLFVAVLLSALATFITRATPFYVLKNYKPNPYLDAIEKHMGMMIMVVLVCYGLKDTKFSEFPYGLSEIVAVFTAILMHLKFKNTLLSIVISTGIYMFLIRIF; translated from the coding sequence TTGATAAGTGTAAGCTCAAGCGAGATGGTACTTTTTGTAGCGGTGCTTTTAAGTGCTCTAGCTACTTTTATAACGAGGGCAACGCCGTTTTATGTACTGAAAAACTATAAGCCAAACCCTTACTTAGACGCCATTGAGAAGCATATGGGTATGATGATAATGGTCGTTTTGGTCTGCTACGGCTTAAAAGATACGAAATTTAGCGAGTTTCCTTATGGCTTAAGCGAGATAGTAGCAGTTTTTACAGCTATTTTGATGCATTTAAAATTTAAAAATACCCTTCTTAGCATAGTTATTTCAACCGGAATTTATATGTTTTTGATAAGAATTTTTTAA